A region of the Bacillus basilensis genome:
TAGAGGAGAGGAATGCCATATGAAAATACGTAGTCAAATTACATGTGCAAGTCTGGCCCTTTTAATAGCTGGAAGTTCCCTGTTATATACAACACCAACCTCAATTGTAAAAGCAGAGCCCACTCAAAATGTATCTAGTTCGTTACAAACAAATACTCAACGAGATCGTACTTCCGTCAAGCAAGCAATGCGGGATACATTGCAACTTGGATACCCGGGGATACTTGCTAAAACTTCTGAGGGTGGAAAAACGTGGGGGTATGCCGCTGGAATAGCGGATCTGAGAACCAAGAAACCAATGAAAACAGATTTTCGCTTTCGCATTGGGAGTGTGACGAAGACGTTCACTGCAACAGTTGTACTTCAATTAGCTGGAGAGAATCGCCTGAATCTAGACGACTACATCGAAGACTGGTTGCCTGGTGTCATTCAAGGAAATGGATATGATGGTAACAAGATTACTATCCGGCATATATTGAACCATACAAGTGGTATCGCTGAATACTCAAGGTCAAAAGACGCTGATTTTACGGATACAAAAAAATCGTATACGGCTGAAGAGTTAGTGAAGATGGGGGTTTCTCTGCCTCCAGACTTTGCCCCAGGAAAGGGCTGGTCTTATTCAAACACAGGATACGTATTACTGGGCATTCTTATTGAAAAAGTAACCAGAAACAGCTATGCGGAAGAGATTGAAAATCGGATTATTGAACCACTTGAATTGTCGAATACATTCCTACCAGGCAACTCAAGTGTTATTCCAGGCACTAACCATGCCCGTGGATATGTCCAACCAGACGGAGCAAGTGAGCTAAAAGACGTTACTTATTATAACCCAAGTGCAGGTAGCTCGGCTGGAGATATGATTTCTACTGCTGATGACTTAAACAAATTCTTCTCTTACTTGCTCGGTGGCAAATTACTGAAGGAACAGCAACTAAAACAAATGCTTACTACAGTTCCTACAGGAAAAGAAGGAATCGATGGATATGGTCTTGGAATCTATGAAACTAAGCTTCCAAGCGGTGTCTCGATATGGGGACACACAGGTGGCATTCTAGGGTTTACAACTCTTGTTGGAGGTAAACTTGGAGGCAAGCATACGTTGGTCGTCAATTGGAATAGTTTGGGTAGAACTGACAGTCCTAATCCTTTTAAAAATATTTTACTTGCTGAATTTAGCAAGTAGGAAAAAGGAAAAATTCATCGTAGTTTTCATAGTTAAAAATATACTTTTCTGGTTCAAAAGCCCCAACTTATTTTCAATAAAAATTTGGGGCTTTTTTTGTTTTGGTGGCGTTTATTCTTCTTAGGTTGATGGTCACGTGGAGTTATCCCATGCCCATCAACCTAACAGAGCAGGTTAACCTCAAAACGAAAAAATGAACTTTGTTGCTATAAAATGCACAAAATTTTCGTTTTGGGGGTACTTTTATGCTAGAAAAAAGGCTTATAAAGTTGGTAGCTCAAAAATTAAATTAGGATACTCCGTAAGTATATGCTAGACTTGGTTTACCGTTTGATTTACTATTTTCATGTCCTTTACGAGTCGGGGGTTCTTTGTTTCACGGAAAAAAAGCAGACTCTTATAAAAGAGCCTGCCTTCCCTGGTTTATAAAATTAAGAAGCTTTACGTACGTTTGAAGCTTGAGGTCCACGTTGACCTTGCTCCAAATCAAAAGTCACTGCTTGACCTTCTTCTAAAGTTTTGTAACCTTCGCCTTGAATCGCTGAGAAATGAACGAATACATCGTCTCCACCTTCACGTTCGATGAATCCGAAGCCTTTTTCGCCATTAAACCATTTCACATTACCTTTTTCCATTTGTATTGCCTCCTAGTGTGTAAACACACACAATGTAATACTATCCTTGCTCTCAGTGATCATAAAGGTGAAAAGTTACAAATCCTTTACACCGAACAAAAATAATTCATATTAATAATAACATTTTTTGTAATAAATGTAAAGGTGAAGAAAAGACAGCTACTATGTTTATGCAAATGTTAGAGCTAAAGAAAAACACGTTTTATAAAATAATGACGGAATATGAGGAAATAAAGTAGAATCTCTCTTATTAGAAATCCTACTTTTTCTTTGGTTGTAAGAATCTTGATGTTTTTGTATCAGAATAGTATTGTGTATACCGAAAAAAATAAAAGACAACTCCAATTAAGAGTTGTCTTTTTGTGTAATAAAATCCCCAAAATATGAAAATATACAAACGAATATAATACGCTATGGTTGATATTATAACAAAACCGAAGAGTATTGAAAATAAAAAGAATGTTGTAATGATTTTTTAAGATTTTAGTTAAAAAAGCCTCGAAAATAAACCTTTTATAAAGGTTTCCTTTAAATATGATTATTGTATTTCGAGGGGTTCCTTATAAATCTTAGCTATATATTTTACAAAATCAATGACGGGATAGTGTATGAGTGAACGGTGCTGCGTAAAACGAACCCCTGCTTTTTCCATTTTCGAAATGAGTTGGTCAACTTCCATCTCTTTTTGTTGTATTCTATCATAATTTTGATATACAATGTTTTTCCATTGATAGGAAGAGCCGTGAAAATAACTCTCCCCTTTTACCCTGTGACTAAATATAATTTCTATTTTTTCTCTACGTTGTTTTTCCTTCATATGCGCTTCTGTTGACTGCATGTTTATCGCCTCTTCCCTTTTTTGTTGTATAACAAAATTTGGTCTAACTCACCATACATAGCCAATGTACATTGTTCTAGTTGGGATTTGTCGTTTAAGGCTATCTCATCCACTGTATTTGGTTTTCAAGTGCTTAATCTAATATATTGGATTTACATCTAAATAAGTTGTTAATGTGTATAAAACACTATCTATCTTTATTATAAAATGATTCTTTATAAGCATACACCTTTTTACACTCACGAAGATTTATAACATGACGAGTATCTTCATCCATGAATGTTATTCTGAATTTACTGAGGTTAGTTTCTTTATTTAGGCTAACTAACATATTGTATGCCTCAGTATCTATTTTATAAAAAAAGAAAATAGATGTAACGGTCCCCCTTTTAATAAAAAAATCCTATAAAAATATAGCGCTCTTAAAAGGTTTTGTTACAAATTTATTATGTTTGACTTAAAAAAAGGAACGTAATATTTATTTGTAGAAAATTTTAAGAGTAAAAATAGAATGACTATCTGTGATAAGAAATGGGGGGACTTTTATGCTAACAAATGATTTAGATTTCCGATTAGAACCACGTTTAAAAGAACTGTATGAACAACATAAAATTAGAGCGCAGAAGATAGACTGGGGGTATCATGAGTTTTTACCATGGGATAAGGGCATGGACTTTAAAAGAGTTCCTTGGGATGAAAGTCAAGTTACTCTTCCTACTGGTGTAATTACAGCCATTGAAACAGCTTTATTAACAGAAGTGAATTTACCTTGGTTTACAACGTATTTATCTGCGACTTTTAAAGAGTCCCTCTCTGTTATTACAGACTTTATTCATACTTGGACATCAGAAGAGGATCAACATTCGAATCTATTGGAGACATATTTACTACTCACTCGAAGTGTGAATCCTAAACGAATACATGAATTAAGAAAGTCAGTCGTTGAGGGGGGATTTGAGCCTGATTTTCATACACCAATCGAAGCTATGACGTATACGACGCTACAAGAACTTGCAACGATGGTGTTTTACAATAATGTAGCTAAGGTTGCAAGTAAGCACGATCCAGATCTTGCTACATTATTACGCCGTCTTGCAAAAGATGAAACACTTCATTATGCGTTTTATCGAGACGTTATTCGAATACATTTAGAATTGGAACCAAATTATTGCTACCATATTGCCAATGTGATTAAGAATTTTAAAATGCCAGGTGCCGTCATGCCTGATTTTGAAAATAGAATGGCTGTAATTGCAAAAGAAGCGAATTATGGTCCACTACAATATTTTGATCAAGTACTTGATGTAGTGGTTGAGTATTGGGGGGTAAAAGACTTACGACCAATTGCACCTCTAGCTGAAAAAGTAAGAATTGAGATTTTGGAGTACCACACAAGATTGAAAAAAATAAGGGATCGATTTGGTCGTTTTCAAGGGGAAAACTGATCTACGTTAATGAGTAGAGGTTTCAGAATATGCGAGGGGAAATTCCCCTTCCCTTTATGGGAAATCTGACACACTCCCTATGTTTTTTATACTATTTTTATTCGATTTGATTTTTAAAGAAAAAGTAATTGACAGCAAAAATAATTTTATGATATTATAAAATATTTGATAAAAAAATACATATATGTTAAGGTTAAGAAGGTTACCATATATGGAGGTGGATTATATGTTTCAAATTGGCGATAACATTGTTTATCCAATGCACGGAGCAGGTATAATTGAAGCCATAGAAGAAAAAGAATTCTCAGGAAAAAAACAACAGTATTTTGTCATAAAAATGTCGATCAGTAATATGCAAGTCATGATTCCTACGGGTAAAATATTGAATTCGAATATACGCCCAGTTATTGATATACTTGCATTAAAGCACATTATACACATTTTTCACCATGAAGAATCCTGTAAATTACTGCCGTGGAAACAAAGGCATAAAGTGAACACGGACAAAGTAAAAACGGGTGAAATACAAGAAGGTGCTGAAGTTGTACGGGATTTAATGCGTATGAAGAAAGAAAAAGCACTCAATACAAGCGAAAAAAAATTGTTGGATGATGCATATAGATTTTTGGTCAGTGAACTAGAATTAATTAAAGGAATCACTGAAAATCAAATAAAAAGTTTTTGTTAAGGTTCATTATAAATAATGTGTTATATCCTCTAAAAACATTCTAAATCTTTCGGGAATATGATGAGTATTAAAAGCAAATCATTTCAAAGACATTCAATTTCTTCAACTCACTTTTAGAGTAGGAACCTCTTTTGTTATTACTTCAATCTAATCCATTTTTATTTTTAAATTTCTTTTACGAACGTTCGAAGTTTCATTAAATAACTCGATCAAATAGTCACTTGAATTTTTGCAATCCTGATTCACACTGGCACGGACAAGGAGCCGTAAGGATGAAAGAGAGGTAGGGCTTTCATTGTTTTAGGTATATATATCTAAGTCATTATTTCTAGAAGAAAAAACAATCAATCTCATCTGTATCTTTAAGGATTTTTACATTCACTGAGACAGTGAATAGTAATTGTTTATCTTCTTTTCA
Encoded here:
- a CDS encoding serine hydrolase, giving the protein MKIRSQITCASLALLIAGSSLLYTTPTSIVKAEPTQNVSSSLQTNTQRDRTSVKQAMRDTLQLGYPGILAKTSEGGKTWGYAAGIADLRTKKPMKTDFRFRIGSVTKTFTATVVLQLAGENRLNLDDYIEDWLPGVIQGNGYDGNKITIRHILNHTSGIAEYSRSKDADFTDTKKSYTAEELVKMGVSLPPDFAPGKGWSYSNTGYVLLGILIEKVTRNSYAEEIENRIIEPLELSNTFLPGNSSVIPGTNHARGYVQPDGASELKDVTYYNPSAGSSAGDMISTADDLNKFFSYLLGGKLLKEQQLKQMLTTVPTGKEGIDGYGLGIYETKLPSGVSIWGHTGGILGFTTLVGGKLGGKHTLVVNWNSLGRTDSPNPFKNILLAEFSK
- a CDS encoding CarD family transcriptional regulator: MFQIGDNIVYPMHGAGIIEAIEEKEFSGKKQQYFVIKMSISNMQVMIPTGKILNSNIRPVIDILALKHIIHIFHHEESCKLLPWKQRHKVNTDKVKTGEIQEGAEVVRDLMRMKKEKALNTSEKKLLDDAYRFLVSELELIKGITENQIKSFC
- a CDS encoding acyl-ACP desaturase produces the protein MLTNDLDFRLEPRLKELYEQHKIRAQKIDWGYHEFLPWDKGMDFKRVPWDESQVTLPTGVITAIETALLTEVNLPWFTTYLSATFKESLSVITDFIHTWTSEEDQHSNLLETYLLLTRSVNPKRIHELRKSVVEGGFEPDFHTPIEAMTYTTLQELATMVFYNNVAKVASKHDPDLATLLRRLAKDETLHYAFYRDVIRIHLELEPNYCYHIANVIKNFKMPGAVMPDFENRMAVIAKEANYGPLQYFDQVLDVVVEYWGVKDLRPIAPLAEKVRIEILEYHTRLKKIRDRFGRFQGEN
- a CDS encoding cold-shock protein, which produces MEKGNVKWFNGEKGFGFIEREGGDDVFVHFSAIQGEGYKTLEEGQAVTFDLEQGQRGPQASNVRKAS